The proteins below are encoded in one region of Planctopirus limnophila DSM 3776:
- a CDS encoding RNA-binding S4 domain-containing protein — MPMPILTLDQFLKQQGWVATGGHAKLVIQEGEVIVNGEVDLRRGRKMRVGDVVEWNGERAEVPEGSGALPPLGA; from the coding sequence ATGCCTATGCCCATTCTCACTTTAGATCAATTCCTGAAACAGCAGGGCTGGGTCGCGACAGGTGGCCATGCCAAGCTCGTGATTCAGGAAGGGGAAGTGATCGTGAATGGCGAGGTCGATCTCCGCCGCGGTCGCAAAATGCGGGTGGGCGATGTTGTCGAATGGAATGGCGAGCGGGCCGAAGTTCCTGAAGGTTCTGGGGCTTTGCCTCCCCTCGGAGCTTAA